Within Planococcus citri chromosome 2, ihPlaCitr1.1, whole genome shotgun sequence, the genomic segment tagggaaagaggttgaggaataatactacaaatatcatcaattaggagtataaatagtatggtgctaagcacagagccttgagggactccattttcaatatcaaaaagttcagagtatgtattttcgtttctcctttttctggaattttgaaaaaaatttcttggaaaGTGCTCATTTGTCAACTTGTTTAGAACTTGAGttgcatatttttaaaagcttattcccctcgctttgctcaggcTATTTGCtgttctttttccaaaaataagaaactttttgttcaatttaagATATATTCAAAGGTTGAATCAGGAGAATAAACTCCTACCTGCATAagtaatgaaactttttttttacttcactataaacatgattttttttaaagcgttTTGCCTTGCTTTATTTGGGctcatttgcttttctttttcaagtttgattttttttttcatcatgaccattcaaattttttcaattttgaagcaaaataataagcaCATAATTCTTTGCGCTAGAAATCGTCGTTTTTATATCTCTCAAAATAGATACTGTTTTTCAAAAGCTCtttctattttgaattcaaaacaaaaacactcgaatttcaaaattttgaatgacagACCAAATTATTTGTTATTTATATTCTTTTACTAATTTTATCTTGAAACTCGcggttttatttcgaaaaattggtatattttttccaaatgttgtttAGTAGACTTTCCattgaacttttttaattttttaaaaactttattgagttgaaaaaagttttttgttcaTGACCCAATTTCGCCTAAGTACATTTGCAAGACTTTTGATGGtgaaaatataatcaaaaattgaaacgatctATTTATAGGGTATTTTTGACATCTGTTTGCTTGAAATAAATCTTGAGATGTTTGCTCACCCACCCCTCctctcttttaaaaaatctcacttgatgaaattttgtggaaaatttcaaagttcaaaaatctttcagaggctccgaaatgacttgaacccacctgcagtcgacttgataacgtgttgaaaattggagtgcagagtaaattatGGATTTCCAACTATGTTTGGTaagattttatggaaatttcgaggaTTGGAAAATCTGCAAGAGGctctataaattttcaaaaagttgctggaggcttcaaaatgacttgaaattaccagcagttgacttgatagcgtgtttaagttgatGAGAGTTTGTGGAAATCATAAGTTCCgataatctgctggaggctcaagaactgctcaaaacagtgtGATACCGTGTCCAATTAATTCTGCAacgttctaggtcaatttggtaaaattttgattgatttctattttttggctgaaatttgatttttctaatttttcaaaaatcgaagcTGAAAAAACTttgtgcgagtcctatgttagaaagtgacctgtcaatcaaaatggccaccaatTTGttagtaaagccaactttttttggcaacttttctttaaaatatttctttggATGTTCTAAATTCACATATCTACGTCGACATACTCGTATTAGGATTACCTAAGTTAGGGTAGCGAGGGGGAatggtaatgatttttcaatagcATAGGCTGGTATTAAGGCTTAAGGCAATAGAAGGGAAATTAAATGTTCCCTAAGTTATTCAAAAATCAGCGTTTTAGAGACATTTTCATTGAAgagattcagttttttcaatttgaaaaatctcggGTTTCATTGTCTCCACATGAGTAAACTGAAAGCCAAATTTCCATGCTCTTTTTAATGCAGAGGTTACATGAAATTATGAAAGAAAATTGCTTGAATATACTCTAGTGataagtacctagtacctacctatgactCATATTCTTGGGAAATAAAATCATGTAGGAGTATTTTAATTCacaaaataattacctacttacagtTACGTTTTCGCACCTGCTTTATAATtcagggtcaaaatttttggatcattgaagaaactgaggaaaaaaaaatttatgttttagtAAGATACCAGACAGTTCGCTCTACATGCTCAAGGATAATGACGTGTGTGGATGACTAAAGTCTAAGGAGCATATTTTTCAAGCAATCTTCGTTTCAAATCTTCAGGATGAGCTACCACATCTGAAATTTGAAGAGTGCCATTTGCATATGGCACTGCAATCCAGCTATTCAGTTTGACGGATTTATTAAGAAGCACAAAATTAAGACCTaagaagcagaaatttgtgtgattttttgtcGATTGTGTGAATAATTCTGGGTGATCTTCATAATATCCAAGCAGCTGTTCAATCACTGGAAGAgctgttttattttcataattcgtAGTTCGAATTTTGATAATGTAATTCATATTCAAATCCGTCGTCTGCAGGATATTCCAGTTTTCTTCAATCGCTGTGGAATCATAGGAATCGTAATCAGCGTTGAACTTTACAACATCTTGATAACTGATCGATGCAGCGCGAAGAAAAAAGCCCAGGCTTCTTGACATCTGTCCTGGATTGATATATTTGTCAGACATGAATAAGCACATGTAAGGTTGGAATTGGAAATTGCCCAGAATTTGCATAGCCTTTTCAGTGTCTTGGGTAGACATTGCTTTATTGAATTCTGAGAGATCATTACCATAATCCTTGTGTATAAATTTGTTTTCACCAGGTAGATACATTGCCAGGTCATATTCGATAAATTCTTCTATTTTCTCATTCGGAAATGTCACCTGTACATCATGCCAGTCACCAGAAATGGTGTGGTATCCGTGTGACAACAACCACAAATGAAATGGAGTCTCATTGCTATTAGAGTAGTCCATACGAAAAGTATGATACATATCGATTGGATACGAGCGTGTGTATAAGGGCCAGGAGTGACTATTCTTATAGTATTCATCGACTAAGAAACGCATAGAATCCGTGAACGTGCAGTAGCAGGCGAATTCTTGTTTTCGTAAGCTTTCGATTGTAGAGATAGGGTTGAGAACTTCACTTGCGTCACATTTCTCTGAAAATTGGTACCCACCGTACCAGCTTTTTAATTcatctagaatttttttctcgggtGATCTGAGGTCATCGGATATGTTTTGCGCGGTGACGGTGGCATATCTCTTTTGGgcccattttttcaagtacacgcccatgttattttcaatttcgttttccGTGAAACCAAATGCTAGTGCAAACTCTTCTTCAAATGTAATATCGTTGAAGCGTTCCATACCTGAACGATACAAGTACACTTGATTTAATTTCAACACAGAGGCTAAGAATGCTAGACCAACCTCATCCTCATGGATATCGTTCATCATATGGTGAACTGACTCTTTAACGTATGTTGCCAGCTGTGTGTTGTTGAGAACTGTGTAGGCATGTTGAAATGGTTAATCATAATCATCCACCAATAGGATGACTTTTGTTCTATTGAATTTGATATGCAGTTCCCAGATAAGCCAACTTAAATAAAAATCTTCATGATAACGCTTATCAACCTCAACGCCATAAGTTTCCGCGATACGTTTCAGAAGAGAGAGATAATGACTATCAAATTCTTCTATTGTATTGAACTTTGAGAGTTCACTGAAGTTCAGATGAATAACTGGAAATTCCTTCCATTTTGGAAAAGGCTCTCCAGCTCTGTGCTCCCCCCAAGTCCACGGAGAATACTTTGTGTTTCCCACTGCGTCGATTGCTAGTCCTTTGAACATGTCTTCTTTCCCTCGAAAGAAATCCGCCATCATGTCTATAAACATCGTTTTACCGAAACCTGGAGGCCGAGTAAGAATGACAAAACGATGAACTTTGAATAGCTTTATCAAAAATGGTGTTTTGTCAATGTAGAGGAAGTTATTTTCGCGAATGGTCCGCCAGGTATGATTTCTCAGTGGTAATGGACGTACTGTTGCTTCGATTGTTTGCGATGTGGATGGTATGTTGAAGTTGATGGTAGATTCACATCGATGAACTGTAATTATTACCATCATTGAAAACAACTCGGAAAAGATCacgatttttgtgaaaagaGCCATGTTCAATAAATTggtatcaattaatttttatgcaCTTCTATGTTTTATATCacgatataaaaattattcgaatggaaaaaaaataagttgaaaaataaatcacgcATGTGAAGCAGTAAGTATACATGAAGAGAATTTCTACCagctttattttcatttttatcatgcTCCTATCGAGAGcttgataattgaaatttcattttatatgtaTGTGAAACTAATCTTCTTTTTATCTACTGATTATTGGTAATTATTGCTTAAAATAGTGGTTCTCTCAAAATCAATTGAATTCACGCAGACATATAATGTTACGAGAATTAAAATGAATACAAATTTATCGATGAAAGGTAATTGCGTGTACCTACTCGAAGTTATCAActcataattttattcaatttttaaaattcgaattcgaatagAAACTTGAAGACATGGTTGGGTAGTTTAAAGCCAGAGTGTTAAATGATCCTGCAGGCCCTGCAGGTGTCTTACTCTTTATCACTCttcatcaaaaagtcctgctttttttcgaacaaacttcaaattttcaattcattcctccgttttctggaattttgacaaacattttgttgaaaagggctcatttgtcaagttttttagaacttgaattgcACATTTTTAGGAGCTTTCCGAGTACAAAActtattattcaaattcaagaaagaTTCAAAATggatcagaaaaataaacctcttttCTGCGTaagaaatcttgtttttttttaaattctcaaaacacgaatttttgaaagcttttggcaTTGCTTCATTCGGgctcattttcttttctttttcaagtttgatctttttttatcatcatcattcaaattttacaattacatattttgaagCGAAATAATAAACACTTGATTCTTTACGtaagaaaaatcgtttttatacctcttaAAATACTAATCTTCAAGAgcttattcaattttgaatttttcaaaaaaaaaaaaaaaacattagcaACTCATCACACACAAAAACATCTTTTCTATACCtctcaatggaaatttttatcgtATGTTATTTGAATGACAGGCAAAgttatacctatcaaatgacaaaattgttatttcatcTTTTACTATACCTTTACgtaattttgcttcaaaactcctcgttttatttcgaaaaattaattttttttttcaaatgtcgtttagatttttcacagatttttttttacattttttaaaaatttacctatgttgaaaaaagttttttgttcacccaatttcattacattataGGCTAGCAAGAAActtgaaagtgaaaataaaattaaaaattgaaacaataagATTGTGTTTTTGACGTtcgtttgcttgaaaaaaatcttgagatgctCGAAATCATTGGAAAGCtagagcaaaaaattgaatgtaaaacTTTGTCTCGCCCACCCCTccctcttgaaaaatcccatttgatggaattttgtagaaatttcacgtttcaaaaatctgctagaggctgtataaattttccaaaagtcactggaggctccaaaatgacctgaaCTCGCTGGCAGTCGACTTGATtgcgtgtttaaattggagtgtagagtgtaaattttggattttaaactcgggttggtaaaattttacgaaaatttcgagcattgaaaaatctgctggaggctcgtataaattttcaaaaagtcgctggaggctccaaaatgacccgCAGTCGACTTAGAGTGTTTAAGTTGGTGTGCAGTGTGGATTCCGGGTTTTAAACTTCGTTTGATGaggttttgtggaaatttcacgtttcaaaaatctgctgaagactccataaattttgaaaaatcgctggagtctccaaaatgacttggacttgcctgcagtcgacttgatagcgtgtttaaattggagcatagagtaaattttggatttccaactctgtttggtaaagttttacggaaatttcgagcattgaaaaatctgctggaagctcgtcatttgatgagattttgtggaaatttcaagtttcaaaaattttctggcggctccagaactgctcaaaacggtttaaaccCGTTTCCAATCAAGGTTGTAAATCGAAATTGGCGTATatccgaaatttcagctttctaggtcagtttggtgaaattttgatttttttcttattttcagcttaaatttggcttttttttttaatttatcaaaaatcaaaaaacgcactttggcacttgaaattttgactggtgataaatttttgcgtgctctttcgatctagtttcgtctagttgaaaaaatttcgtgcgagtctcATTTGGGaaagcaaaatttgcgattttggctgacctgtcaatcaaaatggccgccaatTTGATATCgagtccaactttttttggctactttgctttaaaatatttctacgagtatttcaattCACAAAATAATAACTTATAGTTTGTtatatgttcaaaatttttggaatttaagaAACTGAAGAACAGCAATTTTATGTTCTAGTGAGATACCAAATTGTTAGCTCTAGATATGCAAGGATCATGACTTGTATGGATGACTGCAGTCTAAGGAGCGTATTTTCCAAGCAATCTTTCTTTCAAATCTCCAGGTTGGGCTACCACATCAGAAATCTGAAAAGTGCCCTTGGTGTATGACAATGCAATCCAGCTATTCAGTTTGGCGAATCCATCAATATGCAGAAAATTAAGACCCAAGAAGCAGacatttgtttgattttttatcaattttgtgaAGAATTCTGGGTGATGTTTATGATATCTAAGCAGCTGTTCGATCACTGGAAGAGCTGTTTCATTTTCGCTATTCGTAGTTTGGATTCTGATAATGTAATTCATGTTCAAATCCGTCGTCTGCAGGATATTGTTATCTATGTTTTCTACAATGGCTGTGGAATTAGTACCAGTATCTACCTTTCCAACTTTGGCTTTGGAATTAGTAACAGTACTATCTACTTTTCCAACTTTGGCTGTGGAATTAGTAGCAGTGTTGAACTTTACATCCTCATGATAGTTGAAGTTGATCGATGCagcatgaagaaaaaaacgcaTGCTTCTTGACATCTGCCCTGGATTTGCATTTCTGTAGAAACGACTCAGGCTTAGATAAGGttggaatttaaaaatgctcaaaattctcattgCCTTTTCAGTGTCTTGGGTCGACATTGCTTCATTAAATACCGCAAGATCATTACCATAATCCTCGtgtataaatttattttcatcgagCAGATACATCGCCACATTATATTCGATAGCTTCTTCTATTTCcttgtttggaaatttcaacgttACACTGTCTATATCACGGTGACCAGTACAATAATTTACGACAAGTTCGTAGTCAGAAATTGTGTAATAACCGTGTGATAACATCCACCTATGCAATGGGGTCTCACTTTCTCTAGAATTGTGCTCAATGCAATAAATTGAGCTCGCATTATATAGGTGCAATTCATTGAAACTTtcccagtttgaaaatttctcataatattGTGCGACCAAGAAGTGCATGGCACTTGTTGATATAAAGTAGTTGCCGAATTCTTGTTGCTGTAAGCTTTCAATTGTCGACAATGGGCTGAAAACTTCCCCAGCGTcacattttatcgaaaattgatACCCACCGTACCAGCTTCTCAATTCATCCAAAAGTTTCATCTCGGGTAACCTGGGATCATTGGGTTCACTTTGAGCATTCGAGGTAATATATCTCTTTTGAgcccattttttcaagtacggagtcatattatttttgatttcattttcagtgaaacCAAATGCTTCCGAGAGGTCTTTATCCCACGTCAGGTCACTGAATACATTCGTGCTTGAATTTTCTTGGGACATGAAATTTAATCTCATCACACCGGCAAATAATGCAAAACCGATCATTTCAGTATTGGCTTTGATTACTGATATCATTGATTCAAGAGAGTGTGTAATGTTTATTGCCAGCTGTTTATTGTTAAGCACCTTGTGAGCATGTTGAACAGGATGATCATATTCATCCACCAATATGACGATACttgttttgttgaatttgaagTATACTTTCGAAATAAGTTTATCCAAATCAAAATCGTTTTCATCGCCATCAACACTGTATGTTTCTGCTGCACGTTTCAGGAGGAAGAGATATTCATCATCGAACTCTTTACTCGtgttgaagtttgaaatttcagcaaagtTGAGATGAATTACTGGAAATTCCTTCCATTTTGGCAAAGGTTCGCCAGTTTCAGACTTATTCCATGGATAATGCTTTGTATTTCCCACTTTGTCGATTGCTAGTCCTTTGAACAGGTCTTTTTTCCCTCGAAAGAAATCTGCCATCATGTCTAGAAATGTCGTTTTACCAAAACCACGAGGCCGAGTAAGAATAACTgacctatttttttccaacagctTCATCAAAAATGGTGTCTTGTCAATGTAGAGGAAGTTATTTTCTCGAATGGTCCGCCAGGTATGATTTCTCTGTGGTAATGGATGTGCTGTTTCTTCAATTGATTGTGATGTGGATATGTTGACGGTAGATTCAATTTGGTGAACTgtcattattattatcattgAAAACAACATggaaaatatcacaatttttttgaaaagagtcaTGATGGTCAAATTGGTATTACTTTTTATGCACCTGTGAGTTTTAAATCACgatatcaaaattattcaaatggaataaaaaaaaattgtgctctTAATTATGAAGAGAATGTctactgacttttttttttcattttaatcatgTTCCAATCTAAGCCTTGAGGCTTGATATTTGAAATCTCATTTCATATGTGAAAGTAATGTTCTTTTTATCTTGATGAATTATCACTGAGCTGAACTAACTTGATGATTTATTTATCGCATGTAGCACGTTTTGCCTTGCCCACCCCTCCCCTCTTGAAAGTCCTGCTGatgtctttttttatttttaaaatattaccaGACAACCTGAAAGCAGAGAAATGTggactgataattttttggtcattatggtttatttttaaaaatccaaaaaatttggtaggtacttaggtgagtaattttttggttatttttctacattttttgaaattggcaataatgaccaaaaaaatggtgtccgcctccaatttgaacgagaccgcgatttttgaaaagagcatggtttataaaacccccaaaaccaaattttcagctgcccaacttcatttttcggttATTGGCGAACGTTTAAAAATGTATTAGGCtagtctggcatatgacaataggaataattgcacccccccccccgccgatcctccgggacaacttttttcttaaaggggacattctAACGAACAGTTTAAAGCAAAcgtgccaaaaaaaattggccttacttacaaaatggcggccattttgattggcaggttagccgaaatcgcagattttgcgttttaacataggacttgcacgaactttttcaaatttcacaaaggtagatcgaaaaatcatgcaaaaatttatcgtcTGTcacaatttcaagtgctaaagtgcgtttttcgatttttggtgaatttttgaaaatcgaatttaggccaaaaatgagggaaaaaaatcaaaatttcaccaaattgaccaaagaaagctgaaatttgggatataccctattttcgacatgccaaatcgattggaaacggtttcaacccgttttgagcagttctggagcctccagcagatttttgaaactttaaatttttacaaaatttcatcaaatggagatggaaagctgtaatttactttacactctaattttaacaccctctgaagacgacttcaggtgggttcaagtcattttagggcctccagcgactgttttgaaaattactggagcctccagtaaatttttggcacttgaaatttctcaacattaatttatcaaatggagttggcaagctgaaatttacctcgcagactacatggtggtttcaaacggttttgaagcttccagctacttttaggaaatttcaatttttcaaaaaaacgtcatacaacctttcaaaaagttgctggaggctccaaaacgacttgaaattcaccagcagtcaacttcctagcctagcgtattgaaattagtttgcagaatgaatttcgactctccatcttagcttgataaaattttggggaaatttcaagtttcagaaatctaccggaggctccagtaatgttcaaaacagtcgttggaggctctaaaatgacttgaaattcaccaaaagtcgttttcagagggtgttaaaattggagtgtagagtaaatctcagctttccatctttatttgatgaaattttgtgaaaatttaaagtttcaaaaatctgctagaggcttcaggaattttcaaaaagttgctggaggctccaaaacgacttgaaattctccagcagtcaacttcgtggcgtattgaaattagtttgcagaatgaatttcgactctccaatctccatcttagtttgatgaaattttgggaaaatttcaagtttaaaaaatctactggaggctctagtaatgttcaaacagtcgctggaggatccaaaaccacttgaaattcacctgcagtacttcgtagcgtattgaaattagtttttagaataaattttagctttacaactccaatttgatggaattttgtgggaatttcgagtttcaaaaatctgctggaggctccagaactgctcaaaacgggttgaaacagtttccaatcgatttggcatgtcgaaaatagggtatatcccaaatttcagctttcttggtcaatttggtgaaattttgattttttccctcatttttggcctaaatacaattttcaaaaattcaccaaaaatcaaaaaacgcactttagcacttgaaattttgacaggcgataaatttttgcatgatcgcTCGATCTGcctttgtgaaatttgaaaaagttcgtgcaagtcctatgttaaaacgcaaaatctgcgatttcggctgacctgtcaatcaaaatggccgccattttgtaagtaaggccaacttttttttggcaataagtttgctttaaaatgttccttaggatgtcccctttaagaaaaagttgtcccggaggatcggcggggagggggggggtgcaattactcttattgtcatatgccggactatatgtacttgatcagtaaaaatgatcaaaatgagtcctaaaactgataagtattaatttcccaaatccaaatttcaccatttacaaccattctggagcctccagcgcgattttcaatttctccagaattttgtattttctccagaaggcgtgaatatgcagttggacagctaaaaatcaagttgtgagttatactcgacctgttcagtgagtttatccacatttgagccgattctggaaggggcacctcaagagtgggttttttgACATGATTTTTACATAAGTAGATACTTAACTTGaagaaaatgctcaaaagtcaaaaatttccaaagtgcGAGGAAATTGTCGAAATTTACACGCATCATTATATTTCGTCCAAAACTAGCCTTCCGAggacgaatttcgccatttccagccattctggagcctccagcgcgatttttcaatttctccaggattttgaatttgctccagaagacgttaatatgaagttggacagctaaaaatcaagttgtgagttatactcgacctgtttaactaCGAGTAGTTTATCCTTATTGGAGCCGATTCTGgcggggacacctcaagagtggatttttgaccaaatttttacattttaatgaaaatggtcaaaaatcaagaattttctgtttgagggaaaactttggaaattggcacgaatcgctgtatttcgtccagaACTAACTCTCCGAAGatgaatttcgccatttccagccattctggagcctccagcacgatttttcaatttctccagaattttgaatttgtttcagaaggcgtgaatatgaagttggacagctaaaaattgagttgtgtgttatactcgacctgccAAGAATGATGTCTCATTGTATGACACATCATTCTTGAGGTGTCCTTTCCAGTATCGGCTCATATGTGGATAacctcgttaaacaggtcaagtataccgcacaactcgatttttagctgtccaacttcatattcacaccgtCTGGAGCATAGGTattcaaaatcctggagaaattcagacatcgcgctggaggctccagaatggttggaaatggtgaaatttggggaattaatattagttttaaaacatattttgatcgtttgaaaaaaagcataaatcaccaaaagcagtcaattttgaagttttaaatgttcgccaaaaatcgaaaaatttagttgggcagctcaaaatttggttttggaggcTTTAGACcatgatctttccaaaaatcgtggtcccattcaaatcgaaagtggacacctcaagaggttcccttgtcagtagaACTccaaaagtggttttggataGTCATGGCGATAGCTTATTGTTTAGACCGAGGCAGAATTTTAAATACAAACTTTCGGAGCCACTGGAAGGTGAAAGTGGGGGTGGTCACCACGTGCTTTGgtcatttcaaatttaattttcaattttgagtaagtaaagagcattaaaaaaatgtaataagtacctactccaAAGTTCTGTTTTCCTATAGCAGAATTTTCGATGGCACAAACATCgccgaaaaaaatgataatattttaagtaaaacaaaacaaacgaaaaggaaaaaaagatctCGATATTAAACCAAGTGTAAACAAACGACCAAGACGAATTTGTGTATACTTACGTAAAAATGTGGACACCCTTTTTTATATCACGTTCAGCACCGTTGTATTCTTGAATTTATGTTTAATTTAGATACTCCCTCACCTCAGCTCTCCTCATCCAAGACATTGTTATACTTATACAGTATTACGAAACTCTCGTTTCTTGCTGTAGGAGGACCTGGCTGATCTGTATACAGACATTCGTAATGTTTAGGTTgtcgttgttatttttttttaattacttttttattcCGGAGATTGTAGCTggattttttgtgtatttttattcctttttttttcactcgtaaaaatgaaaaaagactcGCGAGATCGATGGTACTCGAAATAtcctaaaattgttttttttttcactctcttgATTGGCGCCTACGCATCGTTAA encodes:
- the LOC135834783 gene encoding uncharacterized protein in vnfD 5'region-like; the encoded protein is MTLFKKIVIFSMLFSMIIIMTVHQIESTVNISTSQSIEETAHPLPQRNHTWRTIRENNFLYIDKTPFLMKLLEKNRSVILTRPRGFGKTTFLDMMADFFRGKKDLFKGLAIDKVGNTKHYPWNKSETGEPLPKWKEFPVIHLNFAEISNFNTSKEFDDEYLFLLKRAAETYSVDGDENDFDLDKLISKVYFKFNKTSIVILVDEYDHPVQHAHKVLNNKQLAINITHSLESMISVIKANTEMIGFALFAGVMRLNFMSQENSSTNVFSDLTWDKDLSEAFGFTENEIKNNMTPYLKKWAQKRYITSNAQSEPNDPRLPEMKLLDELRSWYGGYQFSIKCDAGEVFSPLSTIESLQQQEFGNYFISTSAMHFLVAQYYEKFSNWESFNELHLYNASSIYCIEHNSRESETPLHRWMLSHGYYTISDYELVVNYCTGHRDIDSVTLKFPNKEIEEAIEYNVAMYLLDENKFIHEDYGNDLAVFNEAMSTQDTEKAMRILSIFKFQPYLSLSRFYRNANPGQMSRSMRFFLHAASINFNYHEDVKFNTATNSTAKVGKVDSTVTNSKAKVGKVDTGTNSTAIVENIDNNILQTTDLNMNYIIRIQTTNSENETALPVIEQLLRYHKHHPEFFTKLIKNQTNVCFLGLNFLHIDGFAKLNSWIALSYTKGTFQISDVVAQPGDLKERLLGKYAP